In Geopsychrobacter electrodiphilus DSM 16401, a single window of DNA contains:
- the nth gene encoding endonuclease III, whose translation MPTTREAESLLNRLEQIYPDASCALVYSSAWQLLVATILSAQCTDKRVNLVTEDLFRQLPTPASLAAAEVAEVEELVHSAGFYHSKARHLQGCAQAILDRHAGEVPNQLCELVKLPGVGRKTANVVLGNIFNVPGMVVDTHVRRLSRRFGWTGKSEPVQIEKDLCLLLPASRWTQCGHTLIEHGRVCCKAPVPYCSQCPVIDLCPRIGVGKSH comes from the coding sequence ATGCCAACCACCCGCGAAGCCGAATCTCTGCTCAATAGGCTTGAGCAAATCTATCCTGACGCTAGCTGTGCTCTAGTTTATTCCTCCGCCTGGCAACTGCTGGTCGCAACAATTCTCTCGGCCCAGTGTACTGATAAGCGTGTCAACCTGGTGACTGAGGACCTTTTCAGGCAGCTGCCTACTCCTGCATCACTCGCGGCAGCAGAGGTAGCTGAAGTTGAAGAATTAGTTCACTCTGCTGGTTTCTATCACAGTAAAGCCAGGCATCTCCAGGGGTGTGCACAGGCAATACTTGATCGTCATGCTGGCGAGGTTCCGAATCAGCTGTGTGAACTGGTTAAATTACCGGGTGTTGGACGCAAGACCGCCAATGTGGTGTTGGGCAATATTTTTAACGTTCCGGGTATGGTGGTTGATACTCATGTCAGGCGTTTAAGCCGAAGGTTTGGCTGGACTGGAAAAAGCGAGCCAGTGCAGATTGAAAAGGATCTGTGTCTGCTGTTGCCAGCGAGCCGTTGGACCCAATGCGGCCACACCCTGATTGAGCACGGCCGCGTCTGCTGCAAGGCCCCAGTCCCTTATTGTAGCCAGTGTCCGGTTATCGACCTCTGCCCACGGATAGGCGTCGGTAAAAGTCACTGA
- a CDS encoding Rho termination factor N-terminal domain-containing protein, translated as MKLNEIKQLAKDRGLVPGRLRKVELIHSLQKQEGNPQCYQSGFAADCGQSHCLWRSDCI; from the coding sequence ATGAAACTTAATGAGATCAAGCAGTTGGCAAAGGATCGTGGGCTTGTTCCTGGACGGTTGCGCAAGGTTGAATTGATTCATTCTTTACAGAAGCAGGAAGGGAATCCGCAGTGCTACCAAAGCGGATTTGCTGCGGATTGTGGTCAGTCCCATTGTCTCTGGCGTTCAGACTGCATATAA
- a CDS encoding peptidylprolyl isomerase A produces the protein MKKIVLTLILLGIFCAPAVAGELVEMKTSVGNIKLELDRDKAPLSVENFLQYVDNGFYDGTVFHRVIDKFMIQGGGFDQNLKHKPTAAPIKNEATNGLKNSRGTIAMARTSVVDSGTSQFFINLIDNDFLNNSGTSAQTYGYAVFGKVVEGMDVVDKIGHSRTIRTNALFQNLPEPLVIIESIKRIGK, from the coding sequence GTGAAGAAAATAGTTCTGACCCTGATTCTGCTCGGAATTTTTTGTGCTCCCGCTGTCGCTGGCGAGCTGGTTGAAATGAAAACATCTGTTGGAAACATCAAGCTTGAGCTTGATCGCGATAAGGCTCCATTGAGTGTTGAAAATTTTCTGCAGTATGTCGACAACGGGTTTTATGATGGCACCGTCTTTCACCGCGTGATCGATAAATTTATGATTCAGGGTGGCGGTTTCGACCAGAACCTTAAGCATAAACCGACCGCAGCACCGATCAAGAATGAAGCGACTAATGGCTTAAAAAATTCCCGTGGCACAATTGCTATGGCACGGACCTCGGTGGTTGACAGTGGTACAAGCCAATTCTTTATCAATCTGATCGATAATGACTTCCTGAACAATAGTGGCACCAGCGCGCAAACTTATGGGTATGCTGTTTTTGGTAAGGTGGTTGAAGGGATGGATGTGGTTGATAAGATTGGCCATAGTCGGACCATACGAACGAATGCTCTGTTTCAAAACCTGCCAGAACCACTGGTTATTATTGAGTCGATCAAACGAATCGGAAAGTAA
- a CDS encoding tetratricopeptide repeat protein — protein sequence MMSPQKLKRTLQKDLRTSRSKKSRSILVGGLLLIGFIAIGSYRLWIEYRPAALLRQGIRLEQQNIPKKALQRYTELVIDYPMSELTAEALYRSGRIQQFDLRDDQRALIAYLQLEKNYPKSQFLSQAQHAAAELTKYRLDDCGQAIPIYQRMIEQSHENGDANLYEIADCYVQQKNWAQAAIEFESLLTSYPQSELRAITQYRLANAWLLGKQRKKAREGFERVSKEFAERPIGQEASFRLAEMLEEKEHLKEALQAFSELTRYPRQDLLKQKIQRLKQRMARKKKVL from the coding sequence ATGATGAGTCCACAGAAGCTGAAGAGGACTTTACAGAAGGATTTGAGGACGAGCAGGAGTAAAAAAAGTCGATCTATTCTGGTCGGTGGTCTGTTATTGATCGGTTTTATTGCCATCGGTTCATACCGCCTTTGGATTGAATATCGCCCTGCTGCTTTATTGCGGCAGGGCATTCGTCTTGAACAGCAGAATATTCCTAAAAAAGCACTGCAGCGTTATACTGAGCTTGTTATCGATTATCCTATGAGTGAATTAACGGCAGAGGCTCTATACCGTAGTGGTCGGATCCAGCAATTCGATTTGCGGGATGATCAGCGTGCGCTGATCGCTTATCTGCAACTGGAAAAAAATTACCCCAAGAGCCAGTTTCTCTCCCAGGCGCAGCACGCGGCTGCCGAGTTGACAAAATATCGGTTGGATGACTGTGGTCAGGCGATACCGATATACCAGCGTATGATAGAACAGAGCCATGAGAATGGTGACGCCAATCTTTACGAAATTGCCGACTGTTACGTGCAGCAAAAAAACTGGGCGCAGGCAGCTATTGAATTCGAATCACTGCTCACGAGTTACCCGCAGAGTGAATTAAGGGCAATCACCCAGTATCGCCTGGCAAATGCCTGGTTGCTCGGCAAGCAGCGGAAGAAGGCTCGGGAAGGCTTTGAGCGGGTCAGCAAAGAATTTGCGGAGCGCCCGATTGGCCAGGAAGCGAGTTTTCGCCTGGCCGAGATGCTTGAGGAGAAGGAACATCTAAAAGAGGCTTTACAGGCGTTCTCGGAATTAACCCGCTATCCACGGCAGGATCTTCTGAAGCAAAAAATTCAGCGGCTTAAACAACGCATGGCCCGCAAAAAGAAGGTACTTTGA
- the acnA gene encoding aconitate hydratase AcnA, which yields MRPKPNSCHKTLKVKNQTYSYCSLSALAQEQGVDLTRLPKTIRILVENLLRNLDGSTSGYQQLEDVLNWRVGAEIAYRPARVLMQDFTGVPAIVDLAAMRDAVVAAGGNPAQINPQIPVDLVIDHSVMVDQYGSGNAYRANVEIEMERNRERYAFLRWGQKSFDNFRVVPPGTGICHQVNLEYLAQAVWTRQQDGKILAYPDTLVGTDSHTTMINGLGVLGWGVGGIEAEAAMLGQPISMLIPEVVGFRLDGSLREGITATDLVLTVTQQLRSHGVVGKFVEFFGPGLDQLPLADRATIANMAPEYGATCGFFPIDRITLDYLQLTGRDAQQIALVESYCREQGLWRESGEADPEFTTLLTLDLGAIVPSLAGPKRPQDRVALPDLKRTFDKFVPEDKLDQQVKVGEFTMSSGDVVIAAITSCTNTSNPAVMMAAGLVAQKAQALGLTSKPWVKTSLAPGSKVVTDYLAAAGLQSALDALGFQVVGYGCTTCIGNSGPLKGPIADAISENDLWVSSVLSGNRNFEGRIHQQVKANWLASPPLVVAYALAGTTRIDLSSEPLGIGSNGKPVFLKDIWPSNAEVAEKVQLVAAEMFHHEYAEVFEGDDQWRELPVPEGQTYAWDEKSTYIRQPSFFRVPDQLTDFSGFKNARILALLGDSITTDHISPAGAIKGDSPAGLYLQEHGIAENDFNSYGSRRGNHEVMMRGTFANIRLRNKMVPDLEGGFTHHLPDGKPMSIFDAAMKYAEVEQPLVVIAGREYGTGSSRDWAAKGTLLLGVKAVIAESYERIHRSNLVGMGILPLQFVEGANAETLGLNGEELISLPFSGELKAKMHLPLVIQRPGGGKIQIELLCRIDTEDEVAYYRSGGILNYVLGRLV from the coding sequence ATGCGTCCAAAACCAAATTCATGTCACAAAACATTGAAGGTTAAAAATCAAACCTACAGCTATTGCAGCTTAAGCGCTCTGGCTCAAGAGCAGGGCGTTGATTTAACGCGTCTGCCGAAAACCATTCGGATTCTGGTTGAGAATCTGCTGCGTAATCTGGATGGCAGTACGAGTGGATACCAGCAGTTAGAGGATGTTCTTAACTGGCGGGTCGGCGCTGAGATCGCATACCGCCCTGCGCGGGTGCTGATGCAGGATTTTACCGGCGTACCCGCCATTGTGGATCTGGCAGCAATGCGTGACGCGGTTGTGGCTGCGGGTGGTAATCCGGCGCAGATCAATCCGCAGATTCCGGTTGATCTGGTGATCGACCATTCGGTTATGGTTGATCAATATGGCAGTGGAAATGCTTATCGTGCCAATGTCGAAATCGAGATGGAGCGTAACCGCGAACGCTATGCTTTTTTGCGTTGGGGTCAAAAATCTTTCGATAATTTCAGGGTTGTACCACCTGGGACCGGTATCTGCCATCAGGTCAATCTTGAATATCTGGCGCAGGCGGTGTGGACACGGCAGCAGGATGGTAAAATTCTTGCCTATCCTGATACCCTGGTTGGCACCGACAGCCACACCACCATGATCAATGGTCTGGGGGTTCTTGGATGGGGCGTTGGGGGTATTGAAGCCGAGGCGGCGATGCTTGGGCAGCCGATCTCGATGCTCATCCCTGAAGTGGTTGGTTTCCGCCTCGATGGTAGCCTGCGTGAAGGCATTACCGCCACCGATCTGGTCTTGACGGTTACTCAGCAGTTGCGTTCCCACGGCGTGGTCGGAAAATTCGTGGAGTTCTTCGGTCCTGGTCTGGACCAACTGCCCCTGGCCGATCGGGCAACCATTGCCAACATGGCCCCTGAGTACGGTGCGACCTGCGGTTTCTTCCCGATTGATCGCATCACCCTCGACTATCTTCAATTGACGGGTCGCGATGCGCAGCAGATTGCACTGGTCGAAAGTTATTGTCGTGAACAGGGACTCTGGCGGGAGTCAGGCGAAGCGGATCCAGAATTTACGACCCTGCTGACACTTGATCTGGGTGCAATTGTTCCGAGTTTAGCTGGACCCAAGCGGCCCCAGGACAGGGTTGCCTTGCCAGATCTGAAGCGGACGTTCGATAAGTTTGTGCCTGAGGATAAGCTTGATCAGCAGGTAAAGGTCGGTGAGTTCACCATGAGCAGTGGCGACGTGGTGATTGCCGCGATTACCAGTTGCACCAATACCTCCAACCCGGCAGTCATGATGGCGGCAGGTCTGGTTGCGCAGAAGGCTCAGGCTCTTGGATTGACGAGTAAGCCCTGGGTCAAGACGTCACTCGCACCGGGCTCGAAAGTGGTGACCGATTATCTGGCCGCCGCCGGCCTGCAGTCTGCGCTGGATGCACTCGGCTTTCAGGTTGTCGGTTACGGTTGTACCACCTGCATCGGTAATTCGGGACCGCTCAAAGGGCCGATCGCCGATGCCATCAGTGAAAATGATCTTTGGGTTTCTTCTGTCCTGTCGGGAAACCGTAACTTCGAAGGACGAATTCATCAACAGGTCAAAGCCAACTGGCTGGCCTCACCTCCACTGGTCGTCGCCTACGCCCTGGCGGGCACTACCCGGATCGATCTGAGCAGTGAACCACTCGGAATCGGTAGCAACGGAAAGCCTGTCTTTCTCAAGGATATCTGGCCGAGTAATGCCGAGGTGGCGGAAAAGGTTCAGTTGGTCGCGGCCGAAATGTTTCATCATGAGTATGCGGAAGTCTTCGAGGGGGATGATCAGTGGCGCGAATTGCCGGTGCCCGAGGGTCAAACCTATGCCTGGGATGAAAAATCAACTTACATCCGCCAGCCCTCCTTTTTCAGAGTTCCGGATCAGTTGACAGATTTCAGCGGGTTTAAAAATGCTCGCATTCTGGCGTTGTTGGGTGATTCGATCACTACCGATCACATCTCCCCTGCCGGAGCAATTAAGGGCGACAGTCCTGCTGGGCTCTATCTGCAGGAGCATGGCATTGCTGAGAACGATTTTAATTCATACGGTTCACGACGTGGTAATCATGAGGTGATGATGCGCGGAACTTTCGCCAACATCCGTCTGCGCAATAAAATGGTCCCTGATCTTGAAGGAGGTTTCACCCATCATCTTCCCGATGGCAAACCGATGTCGATTTTTGATGCTGCGATGAAATATGCAGAAGTGGAGCAGCCCCTGGTAGTGATTGCGGGGCGAGAATATGGTACTGGATCGAGTCGTGACTGGGCCGCCAAGGGGACACTGCTTCTTGGCGTCAAAGCAGTCATAGCCGAAAGTTATGAACGAATCCATCGCTCCAACCTGGTCGGTATGGGAATCCTGCCGCTGCAGTTTGTTGAAGGCGCCAACGCCGAAACCCTGGGGCTGAACGGTGAAGAGTTGATCAGTCTCCCCTTCAGTGGAGAACTGAAGGCGAAGATGCATCTGCCGCTGGTGATCCAACGACCGGGGGGAGGGAAAATTCAGATTGAACTTCTCTGCCGTATCGATACCGAGGACGAGGTTGCCTACTATCGAAGCGGCGGTATACTCAATTATGTGCTCGGACGGTTAGTTTGA
- a CDS encoding NAD(P)H-dependent glycerol-3-phosphate dehydrogenase, with product MNQTRTCKCAVIGAGSWGTTLAQLLADKGHETTLWAYESELVSRMTISHENELYLPGIKLASALKFSSDLGLAVEGADMVLLVCPSQVMRSVLLGLVDYLKPGTLLVSAAKGIENGSLRLMSELISELLPERLRKKTGFLSGPSFAREVALKIPTAVVAAATHIAVAEEIQEIFSTDYFRVYTHDDIIGVELGGAMKNVIALAAGVSDGLGFGFNSRAALITRGLAEMTRLGIALGGAAATFSGLSGMGDLVLTCTGDLSRNRTVGIELGRGKKLSEIMAGMQMVAEGVKTTLSAYQLAQRMGVDTPIIEQMYLILYENKDPRQAVTDLMLRDLRPEAL from the coding sequence ATGAATCAGACCAGAACCTGCAAATGTGCCGTTATCGGCGCAGGCAGCTGGGGAACAACCCTGGCTCAGCTGTTGGCGGACAAGGGGCATGAAACAACCCTTTGGGCCTATGAATCAGAACTTGTCTCACGAATGACAATCAGTCATGAAAATGAACTCTATCTCCCTGGTATCAAATTAGCGTCAGCTTTGAAATTTAGTTCAGACCTTGGTTTGGCTGTTGAGGGTGCTGATATGGTTCTGCTTGTCTGCCCCTCACAAGTGATGCGATCGGTATTGCTTGGGCTGGTGGATTATCTTAAACCAGGAACGCTCTTGGTTTCGGCAGCAAAAGGGATTGAAAATGGCAGTTTGAGGCTGATGTCTGAACTGATTAGTGAACTTCTCCCTGAGCGTTTACGAAAAAAGACTGGATTTCTCTCCGGGCCCTCATTTGCGCGTGAAGTGGCCCTCAAGATCCCGACTGCAGTTGTGGCTGCCGCGACACATATTGCAGTAGCCGAAGAGATTCAGGAGATTTTTTCCACCGATTATTTCCGGGTATACACCCATGATGATATCATCGGAGTTGAACTCGGCGGCGCGATGAAAAATGTTATTGCCCTTGCTGCCGGAGTTTCAGATGGTCTTGGCTTCGGGTTCAACTCAAGGGCTGCGCTGATTACGCGAGGACTGGCTGAGATGACCCGTTTGGGCATCGCCTTGGGTGGAGCAGCAGCCACATTTTCCGGTCTCAGTGGCATGGGGGATCTGGTCCTAACCTGTACAGGTGATCTTTCGCGTAACCGGACGGTGGGGATTGAGCTTGGTCGTGGGAAAAAGCTGAGTGAAATTATGGCGGGAATGCAGATGGTCGCCGAGGGAGTCAAAACGACGCTTTCGGCTTATCAGCTGGCGCAAAGAATGGGGGTTGATACCCCGATTATTGAACAGATGTACCTGATTCTTTATGAGAACAAGGATCCACGACAGGCCGTCACCGACTTGATGTTGCGTGATCTGCGCCCGGAAGCTCTCTGA
- a CDS encoding DMT family transporter — protein MQQKSTAAALCLILAMLLWASSFVALKIAFLSYHPMQVIFGRMLVASLCFLPFVPSFFRIKWHLRDLRYLLLMALFEPCLYFLFEAEALQNTSASQAGMITAMLPLLVAVAAWLLLKEKISHLTLVGFFIAICGAIILSLAAVATTHSPAPLLGNLCELAAMVCAAGYTICLKHLSGRYSPLFLTAVQAMIGCIFFAFFLLPPDVGLPTHWEFGPGLAIIYLGTFITFGAYGLFNFGVSRIPANQAAAFVNLIPVFSVMLGSLVLSEHLTKGQWLAVLLVFIGVFISRQGGHRLNT, from the coding sequence TTGCAACAAAAATCGACCGCAGCAGCCCTTTGTCTCATTTTGGCCATGCTGCTTTGGGCCAGCTCTTTTGTGGCCCTAAAAATTGCCTTCCTCAGTTACCACCCGATGCAGGTCATCTTCGGTCGCATGCTGGTCGCCAGTCTCTGTTTTCTGCCCTTTGTCCCCAGTTTTTTTCGCATCAAATGGCATCTCAGGGATCTGCGCTACCTCTTGCTGATGGCACTTTTCGAACCCTGTCTCTATTTCCTTTTCGAAGCCGAGGCCCTACAAAATACCAGCGCCTCGCAAGCCGGGATGATCACTGCCATGTTGCCACTACTCGTGGCGGTGGCTGCCTGGCTACTGCTTAAAGAAAAAATCAGCCATTTAACGCTGGTCGGCTTTTTTATCGCAATCTGCGGCGCAATAATTCTCAGCCTCGCCGCTGTAGCAACCACGCACTCACCAGCGCCACTGCTCGGCAACTTGTGTGAACTGGCGGCCATGGTCTGCGCCGCCGGCTATACCATTTGTCTTAAACACCTGAGCGGGCGCTATTCACCATTGTTTTTGACGGCAGTCCAGGCCATGATTGGCTGCATTTTTTTTGCATTTTTTCTTTTACCTCCCGATGTTGGTCTTCCGACCCATTGGGAGTTCGGTCCCGGCTTAGCAATCATCTACCTTGGGACCTTTATTACCTTTGGTGCCTATGGCCTGTTTAATTTCGGCGTTAGCCGCATTCCTGCCAATCAAGCGGCAGCTTTTGTCAACCTGATCCCGGTCTTCAGTGTTATGCTCGGTTCTTTGGTATTGTCAGAACATTTGACCAAAGGTCAATGGTTGGCGGTGCTGCTGGTTTTTATCGGGGTGTTTATCAGCCGCCAGGGTGGGCATAGATTAAATACTTAA
- the tsaA gene encoding tRNA (N6-threonylcarbamoyladenosine(37)-N6)-methyltransferase TrmO codes for MEINLKPIGVIHSPYKEKFAVPRQAGLAPSVEAELELLSPYNQEEFFHGLEDFSHIWLIFLFHQNLGRNWHPTVRPPRLGGNKRVGVFASRSPFRPNPIGLSAVELIEIFHKNSGLVLRLRGADLVDGTPIIDIKPYLPYSDALSDAKGAFAKTEPVLINVKFSPEAEIELQRLRPTHPQLRKTIIEMLAQDPRPAYRGKGIDTRSYGVRIYDLNLNWKMDGETALVSAISPI; via the coding sequence ATGGAGATCAATCTCAAGCCGATTGGGGTGATTCACTCCCCCTACAAAGAAAAGTTTGCCGTGCCACGCCAAGCTGGATTAGCTCCCAGCGTTGAAGCTGAGTTGGAGCTATTATCCCCTTATAACCAGGAAGAATTTTTTCACGGGCTTGAAGATTTCAGCCATATCTGGCTGATCTTTCTCTTTCATCAGAATCTCGGCCGTAACTGGCACCCGACCGTGCGTCCTCCACGCCTCGGAGGTAACAAACGAGTCGGTGTCTTTGCCAGTCGCTCCCCTTTCCGGCCCAACCCGATCGGTCTCTCGGCCGTCGAATTAATTGAAATTTTCCATAAAAATTCAGGTCTGGTCCTGCGTCTGCGGGGAGCCGATCTGGTTGATGGTACCCCGATCATCGATATCAAACCCTATCTCCCTTACTCAGATGCACTCTCTGACGCAAAAGGAGCTTTTGCCAAAACGGAACCGGTTTTGATCAACGTCAAATTCAGCCCTGAAGCTGAAATCGAATTGCAACGTTTACGACCAACCCACCCTCAACTCCGCAAGACAATAATCGAAATGCTGGCTCAGGATCCACGTCCGGCGTATCGCGGCAAGGGGATTGACACTCGTAGTTACGGGGTCAGAATCTATGATTTGAATTTGAACTGGAAAATGGACGGGGAGACAGCACTGGTCAGTGCCATCTCCCCGATCTGA
- a CDS encoding penicillin-binding protein 1A has translation MLSRKRIFKYLLLASLGFGLSGILGLGIAYFYVSSSLPRVETLSDYRPPLITRIYSDDGTIIAEYSRERRILVPIDKLPWQLVQAFVAAEDSNFFKHSGIDLVSILRAALKNVAAGGISQGGSTITQQVAKQLLLTSERSFSRKFKEAILAWRMEQALSKKEILYLYLNQIYLGHRAYGVEAAAENYFDKSVEQLSLAECAILAGLPQAPSRYSPYRHYKRAIARQQYVLLRMTEEGYITPAQADQARHEKVEIRPRLNTHLEETAYFNEQVRRYIEERFGTDMLYTGGLQVHTSINIAMQQAAEIAVRQNLRNHDKRQGYRGPEAQIDAADQDAFLSEQEKTLADEPLKVGSLTQALVTGGDTEKILCRIGNYNGIIDIKDPSWASPISVVARDVEASGNAEPGQPSHIPLGSLIDVEVTGMPKDGSLILALDQAPLAQGALIASTPETGQIKAMVGGYDFGESQFNRAIQAKRLPGSAIKPIIYAAALDKGYTPASVILDTPLIFEELDKQGEMSAWKPKNYEEKFYGPTSFRQALTHSRNVVTIKILEDIGVGYVANYAKKLGIKTPLTRDLTMALGSTAVTPIEMLNAYTVFANGGIRVSPSYINKIVDRNGRILESIDPADFASGMEPDQRLIRKPPRRVISKETAYLITNLMESVVQEGTGRRARVLGRPVAGKTGTTNDLKDAWFIGFIPQLACVSWVGYDQEKPLGRGETGARAAAPAWIAFMQEAIKQYPARNFSVPDAIEFYPIDEKTGKLLPDNDPQARIEAFAPGTAPTARASDEEAPKARDFFRLDQEDTF, from the coding sequence ATGTTAAGCCGAAAACGGATTTTTAAATATCTTCTGCTCGCCTCTCTCGGCTTCGGCCTGAGCGGGATCTTAGGTTTGGGGATCGCTTACTTCTACGTCTCCAGTTCCCTGCCCCGGGTCGAAACCCTCTCCGATTACCGTCCCCCGCTGATTACCAGGATTTACAGCGATGATGGCACCATCATCGCCGAATATTCGCGCGAGCGGCGGATTTTAGTTCCTATCGACAAGCTCCCCTGGCAACTGGTCCAGGCCTTTGTCGCCGCAGAAGATTCCAATTTTTTTAAGCACAGCGGCATCGATCTGGTCTCCATCCTGCGTGCAGCCTTGAAAAATGTCGCCGCCGGCGGAATCTCTCAGGGAGGGAGCACCATCACCCAGCAGGTCGCCAAACAGCTGTTGTTAACATCAGAGCGCTCTTTCTCCCGCAAATTTAAAGAAGCAATCCTGGCATGGCGCATGGAGCAAGCACTCTCCAAAAAGGAAATCCTCTACCTCTACCTCAATCAGATCTATCTGGGCCATCGTGCCTACGGAGTTGAGGCCGCCGCAGAAAACTACTTTGACAAAAGCGTCGAACAGCTCAGTCTGGCCGAATGTGCGATCCTCGCGGGGCTGCCCCAGGCCCCGAGCCGCTATTCCCCCTATCGTCATTATAAACGCGCCATCGCCCGTCAGCAGTACGTCCTGCTGCGCATGACCGAAGAAGGTTATATCACCCCGGCTCAAGCCGACCAGGCCCGTCATGAAAAAGTCGAGATTCGCCCCCGTCTGAATACCCACCTGGAAGAAACTGCCTATTTCAACGAGCAGGTCAGACGCTACATCGAAGAACGTTTCGGCACCGACATGCTCTACACCGGCGGACTCCAAGTCCATACCAGCATCAACATCGCGATGCAGCAGGCTGCCGAAATTGCCGTCCGCCAAAACCTGAGAAATCACGACAAACGACAGGGCTATCGCGGACCCGAAGCCCAAATAGACGCTGCTGATCAGGACGCATTTCTAAGTGAACAGGAGAAAACTCTAGCCGATGAGCCATTAAAAGTCGGCAGCCTGACGCAAGCCCTGGTTACAGGTGGTGACACGGAGAAGATCCTCTGCCGTATCGGCAACTATAACGGAATTATCGACATCAAAGACCCCTCTTGGGCGAGCCCGATCTCAGTCGTTGCGCGTGATGTCGAAGCGAGCGGCAACGCTGAACCAGGTCAACCTTCCCACATCCCGCTCGGCTCTCTGATTGACGTTGAGGTTACCGGGATGCCCAAGGATGGGTCCCTGATCCTGGCCCTTGATCAAGCTCCATTGGCGCAGGGCGCGCTGATAGCGAGCACTCCTGAAACCGGCCAGATCAAGGCGATGGTGGGGGGATATGACTTCGGTGAAAGCCAGTTCAACCGCGCCATTCAAGCGAAACGTCTTCCAGGTTCTGCGATCAAACCGATTATCTACGCAGCTGCTCTCGACAAGGGCTATACCCCGGCCTCGGTTATTCTGGATACCCCGCTCATCTTTGAAGAGTTAGACAAGCAGGGAGAAATGAGCGCCTGGAAACCAAAAAATTATGAAGAGAAATTTTACGGTCCGACCTCCTTCCGTCAAGCGCTGACCCATTCGCGCAATGTCGTGACCATCAAAATTCTTGAGGATATCGGAGTCGGTTATGTTGCGAATTATGCCAAAAAACTTGGGATCAAAACACCGCTTACCCGCGATCTGACCATGGCCCTCGGCTCAACGGCCGTCACTCCGATTGAAATGCTTAACGCCTACACTGTTTTTGCCAACGGCGGTATCCGGGTTTCCCCCAGCTATATCAATAAAATTGTCGATCGCAATGGTCGCATTCTCGAATCCATCGATCCTGCGGATTTTGCTTCCGGTATGGAGCCGGATCAACGTCTGATCCGCAAACCACCACGTCGTGTCATCAGTAAAGAAACAGCCTATCTGATAACCAATCTTATGGAGAGTGTTGTTCAAGAAGGAACGGGTAGACGAGCCAGAGTGTTAGGCCGCCCGGTAGCGGGTAAAACCGGGACCACTAATGATCTGAAAGACGCCTGGTTTATTGGTTTTATTCCGCAACTGGCCTGCGTCTCATGGGTCGGATATGACCAAGAGAAACCCCTTGGCCGTGGCGAGACCGGAGCCCGAGCCGCGGCGCCAGCCTGGATAGCATTTATGCAGGAGGCGATTAAGCAGTATCCGGCACGGAACTTCAGCGTCCCGGACGCCATCGAATTCTATCCAATTGATGAGAAGACGGGCAAACTCCTGCCCGACAATGATCCCCAGGCGCGCATCGAAGCCTTTGCCCCCGGAACAGCTCCGACGGCGCGCGCCAGTGATGAAGAGGCCCCCAAGGCGCGGGATTTTTTCAGACTCGACCAGGAAGATACCTTCTGA
- a CDS encoding endonuclease/exonuclease/phosphatase family protein: MSILRVMTYALKGTTARDVAVLAQMLRAQRPELVYLQYLTADLLLVLARETGLQAYGDGENCGFLSRHPLTALQTLNLGGNGCCSRADLTLVDKRIHLFNIQLNTDPALRRQQIVRLFSDDLLGARLPCALLIAGDFSLPIWGGGQWLLRQRLKPVPYPTWGANYPATFPLWPRDRFYLRGPIRALAGQVVSAQEIRSISNHLPVIATLELTDTRVYLKVPEVAEPRMRPATS, encoded by the coding sequence ATGTCAATCCTGCGGGTTATGACTTATGCGCTAAAGGGCACCACAGCACGAGATGTTGCGGTGTTGGCGCAGATGCTCAGGGCACAGCGACCTGAGTTGGTCTATCTGCAGTACCTGACAGCCGACCTTCTCCTGGTGCTGGCCAGGGAAACTGGATTACAGGCCTATGGTGACGGCGAAAATTGTGGTTTTCTTAGTCGACATCCCCTCACCGCTCTGCAGACCTTAAATCTGGGGGGCAACGGCTGTTGTTCCAGAGCTGACCTGACTCTGGTGGACAAACGGATTCATTTATTTAACATCCAACTCAATACAGATCCGGCACTTCGGAGGCAACAGATTGTCCGACTTTTCAGTGACGATCTGCTCGGGGCTCGTCTCCCCTGTGCCCTCCTGATTGCTGGCGATTTCAGCCTGCCAATCTGGGGTGGTGGACAGTGGTTATTGAGGCAACGGCTCAAGCCAGTGCCTTATCCTACCTGGGGGGCAAATTATCCCGCGACCTTCCCGCTTTGGCCACGTGATCGTTTTTATCTGCGTGGCCCGATTCGCGCCTTGGCTGGGCAGGTCGTTTCCGCTCAGGAAATTCGTAGCATTTCAAACCATCTGCCAGTGATCGCAACCCTGGAATTGACTGATACGCGGGTATATCTGAAGGTGCCCGAGGTTGCCGAGCCGCGGATGAGGCCGGCAACAAGTTGA